In Osmerus eperlanus chromosome 4, fOsmEpe2.1, whole genome shotgun sequence, the sequence GGTGGGACCTCTGGAGCGCGTCTGCCCGGACCCGCCCCCAGCCATGCACCCTGCTGTGACACGCAGCGTGTGGCGGATGCACACACGTGCCAGCTCCTGTAGCGAGCGCACCGCTAACGCAgctagaggaaggagagaagagaggagaacagcTGTGAGAAGGCACCAGAGGCGGGCTGTCAGTCAGAGGAACGTAACCATGGAGACTCACGCAGAGGCACGGTGCTGCGAGGCGAGGGCTTGGGGAGAACGAGAGGGGCGAACGACACAGCGATGATCTTCCTGCTCTCCCAGCTGCTAGGACCTGTACGCATGATCTTAGtcagctggggagaggggggggggtatacgTCAGTCTTGCAGGATGTGATAGTTTCCTATTGTGACTGTGTGAGAGGCGTCTGTCTGCAGAGGTGCgtaaagaggtgtgtgtgagaggtgtgtgtgagaggagtgtgtgagaggtgtgtgtgagaggagtgtgtgagaggagtgtgtgagaggagtgtgagaggagtgtgtgagaggagtgtgtgagaggtgtgtgtgagaggtgtgtgtgagaggagtgtgtgagaggagtgtgtgagaggtgtgtgtgagaggagtgtgtgagaggagtgtgtgagaggagtgtgtgagaggagtgtgtgagaggtgtgtgtgagaggagtgtgtgagagaggagtgtgagagaggcatgtgtgtgtgagaggagtgtgtgagagaggagtgtgagagaggcatgtgtgtgtgagaggagtgtgtgagaggtgtgtgtgagaggagtgtgtgagaggtgtgtgtgagaggagtgtgtgagagaggagtgtgagagaggcatgtgtgtgtgagaggagtgtgtacCTTCTCCTCCAGGGGCAGCACCAGCACCCCTCCAGGTTTGAGCAGGTTCTTCATGTAGTCCTCGTGGTCCCTCTGCACCCCGGCCCCACAGTACACGCGGTCGTACTGCCGCCTCTCTGGGGCCAGCTGCAGACAGTTCCCTGCCACAAAGCTTGGCTCACAGAACtcaaacctgcacacacaggaacacacacacaggaacacacacacaatactgtcaactacatttattcatttagcagacgtttttatcCTAAGCGACTTCCAACTAAAAGACAAACATCTAATGTGCCTCCCACTTTCCTCCAGTGGAGACTAATAGAcagtggagctgtgtgtgtgtatgtatgagaagTGCCTCACTTGTCGAAGCTGTCGCTGGTCTTGATGAAATGCTCCAGCTTCTGGTATGCGTACTGTATGACGTCATCATGAAGCTCCACCCCGTGGTTCACCCCAAACGGCCCTGAACACAGAACGAGGCCCACGGTGGAGCTGATACTAACACAGAACGAGGCCCACGGTGGAACTAGTGTTGTTTTTGGCGGCCTGTTTTAATTTTAGTTTTAGTCTAGTCTTTGTGTCAAGCTGTCCTTTTAGTTTTTATTCGTTTTAGTCACGTTCGTACTCTTTTTAATCTAGTCAAGTTTCAGTCGACTAAAAGTCTGAGCAATTTAGTCTTATTTTAGTCAAACTTATCCATGACTATTTTCGTCTAGTTTTAGTCGacgaaaactgatgacatttagtctagtttaagtcaatgaaaatGTTATTTTAGTCTCTTTTTAATCAAAACAGAAGTAGTCTAAGCAGTAATCTCGGGAGGCATGttaatgccaaaaccatttgtttaaatgtatgtattggTCTATAATAAGGTATTCAAAGTAATGTTGTTGATgccaaattcagttcagtgtgattgttatgtgaatgacaaaactagctacagtatttggccaacaagggatgcttagtacacatgcagtcagtcaggtaggaactaagaacccactttacactctcatacaaacaaatacacacacacacacacacagtacacacactagtcacacatgttaacacactttacactctctcacaaacaaacacacacacgctagtaACACACGTTTGTCTCAGACTCTCAGTCGTTTTCAGCTCCAGTTGCTAACGTTTAAAGCTAACGTCTGAAGCTAACGTTAAAATGAGACCTTAAGCACAGCCTCATGAGTtggctaataataataacgcgACTAAACAAGACAAAATAACGTTATAACATTTAGTCTCATTTTTATTCTGTAAACTACATTTTGTCTCGTTTTTATTCGTCAACAATATTGCATTCTACATTTATTTAATTACAGTCAtcgtcacatgaccagcatttACGTTGCGTCTCATCTCGTTTTCGTCATGTGATAAAGGTTCGTTGACGCCGATATTTAGTCACAATTTTCGTTGACGAAAGCAACACTAGCTGATATTAACACAGAATGAGGCCTGTGGTGGAGCTGATATGAACCCAGAATGAGGCCTATGGTGGAGCTGATACTAAAACAGAACGAGACCCACGGTGGAGCTGATACTAACATAGAACGAGGCCCACGGTGGAGCTGATACCAATCCAGAATGAGGCCCATGGTGGAGCTGATACTAACACAGAATGAGGCCTATGGTGGAGCTGATACTATCACAGAATGAGGCCCATGGTGGAGCTGATACTAACACAGAATGAGACCTATGGTGGAGCTGATACTAACACAGAATGAGGCATATGGTGGAGCTGATATGAACCCAGAATGAGGCCCACAATGGAGCTGATAAACTCACCCAGGATGAGGCCCACCATGGTGCTCAGGTAGCCTGTGCCGCTGCCCAagttgaggaaggagaggccgGGGTGGAGGTCCAGCGCCTCCATCACCTCTGAGTAGATGCAGGGTGCCGATAGGTGGATGTTGCCATGGCGCCAGGCCAGGTCCTTGTAGGCGTTGTCACGGTAATCGTCCAGGTAGTAGTCGGCACGGTCGATGGCCCTGAAGGCCCGCTCCACCAGCGCTGAGCGGATGTAGTGCGCCTCCTTCAGGTTGTCTATCAGCTCGTCATTGTCCTCGCCCGCACTCACAGCCCCGCCCATCTtgccaggaggggggcagggaggggggcagggaggggagagaggagcagtagcAGAGCAGTAGAGgggagtagggggagggaggggagagaggagcagtagaggggtgggaggggagcggaACGGGGGAGGTGTAGTCCGGGGGTGGTGGAGAGGTGTAGTTGTGGGGTAGGTGTAGTGTGAAGGACGTGTAGTGTGGGGGAGGTATAGTGTGGGGGAGGTATAGTGTGGGGGAGGTATAGTGTGGGGGAGGTATAGTGTGGGGGAGGTATAGTGTGGGGGAGATATAGTGTGGGGGAGGTATAGTGTGGGGGAGGTGTAGTGTGGGGGAGGTGTAGTGTGGGGGAGGTATAGTGTGGGGGAGGTGTAGTGTGGGGGAGGTATAGTGTGGGGGAGATATAGTGTGGGGGAGGTATAGTGTGGGGGAGGTGTAGTGTGGGGGAGGTGTagtgtgggggctgtggtacCGATGTGGAGCCTGGGGACAGATTTCCTAAGAACACAGGGTTGTGGAGGTCAGTCTATCGTAGGTAGGCCATGACTGGTCTCACACTCCTGAACATTAGGTGGCGGTGTATACACCTTTAAGTTGGAAGCAATCCGCCAATCAAAATCAAAGATGAACCATTTGTTCTATTCTTTCCGTGAAAAGCATCTAAACAGGATCCCAACACTTCAGCGTTGGCCTACTACCACTTTAAAATAGCACTGGTGGTTTCTAGTTATATTCTGCCGTTCTGTGTTAGATGTGTGACGACGGAGCTACAGCAAGGTTTCTCATACATGGCTGCTAGGCAGCCAATAGTTCTAGACACGGTGGTAACAGTACAATGTTTAGCAGGCTAGGTAGATAAGCAATACGACTAACTAGCCAGTTACTTGCATTTAATGGAAAATAAAACGTCTGTAAAACGGGGTACAGACGTTAAACAGTGATTAGTCAGATAATTAACCAGCTAGCCTAGCAACATTCAGTCTTGAATGTTGGCTATGTATGTTAGACGCGTTGGCTAGCGGTCTCAATGGACTGATTTCACGTAGTTATCCATGCAGACAGTGAGTTACACCACAACGAGAATAATAACACCATAGCCTGGCACTACTCAGTCTAATAACCACTTTAAAACGTTACCTCGGACTTAGTCCTTTTTATAGTTGTACAGCGTGAAAATGCCGACAGTCTACATGGATCGCTGTTTTCCTGGGTCCTGTTGGTTCAGCCATTGGATGTAAACAGACCAACTAACGTACTGACGTCATACGCAACCACAACATAACTAATGTTTATTAAATAGGACCACAATACAAAAAGGAGGCAGTCTTGAAACCTAAAtgctttttctttgtttttatttcattaCAACCCAAAAAAACATACAAGCTTGTATAATTAATTCGATTTTCTCTGAGAACCAATGTGTTTCTGGTGAGGACACACATTGTACGGCAGCCTGCCTGGATGTAGCCTTGGATGAGAGCAtcttcaaaataaataaaacgaaACATGTATCCTGTGTGATTTAAAGGTATACATATATCCTAGCAACACTGACGAGGCCTTTAGTCTCCAGcctgaccagcagggggcagcgctcctcctgtcctgaccagCCAGAGTAGCAGCCacataacccccctccccccacacacacacagaacccccccctccccacacacacacacacagaaccccccctccccacacacacacacagaacccccccctccccacacacacacacagaacccccccctccccccacacacacgcagaacccccccctccccacacacacagaaccccccccacacactcacacagaaccccccacacacacacagaaccccccccacacactcacacagaaccccacacacacacagaactccccccacacacacacagacccccccccacacactcacacagaaccccacatacacacacacagaactccccacacacacacacagaacccccccttcccacacacacacacagaactccacacacacacacagaaccccccccacacacacagaacccccccctccccacacactcacagaaccccccacacacacacacagaaccccccccacacactcacacacataaccccccccccccacacacacacagaaccccccccaacacacacacagaacccccccacacactcacacacataacccccccacacgcacacacagaacctccccacacacacacacagacccccccccacacacacacataaccccccccacacacacagaacccccacacacacacagaaccccccctccccacacacacacacagaaccccccacacacacacacagaacccccccacacactcacacacataacccccccacacacacacatagaaacacacacatatacacacgtacGCTCGCAGAACCATGCCCACCATAAACTAAATGTACAAATTCCTGTTTGTGTTCTTTATGGttctttattacagtttttcataaCACTTAAATGGTTCAAACCCCCACAATAACAGACATCACTTCTCTtttaaaaacacagacacaggtacacaagtacacaaacacacagcgagGGGGAGGGAGCACAGCCACGAGGAGAGCAGCGCCGCAAGACTCTACTGCCCACAGCCAAGAACAGCCCTGCTTTACAAAATGGTACATAGCAAATGAACAACCTCCTCTACAAAAGTAACAAAGAATCCCATACAATCTATCGTTGTGGAAGTGCTTGTAATATTGGAAGTTTTTTTTGTAATTTTCAAAAGGATATATCAATATTGTTGCCTAGAAAATCACCAGTAAAAATATCTTGTCTCTGTAGAAATATGCTGGCAGAACTGGCCTTGGCTGTGGATGTTTGTCACGGATgctattcatttttttttttttttttacttttcttttATACGACGATAACACTGTTCCTTAATACAGAAATGTACAGACTGCCCTGCACATGTGTTTATGATCAAGTTGGGTTCATTCATGTTTTCATGTTCTCCCTCCTCAGGGttgctgattggctgctgaTGCCGAGTCactgctgattggctgctgaTGCCGTGCCACCAGATCCCTCTCAAATCACATCTGGTCCACCAGATCATTAGGGTTTTGGTAGCAACATCTAAATAACCTTATGAATAGTAGTATCTCATCTAGAGATGGTAACCATGGTGACGGTACCATCTCATACAGGGACAGTAACTGTGGCGACAGTACGGTCTCAGTGTTGGAGCTGGTTTCACCAGGACATCTcaaccccaaacacagcctgCCACTGTCCTGGGTAAGACCCAGACCCAACCAGTCATAAACCATTCAGTCATAAATCAGCCAGTCATAAACCAGTCAGAACCgatcaaaaccagtcagaaccAGTCAAAACCAGCGAGGCATAAACCAGCCAGTCATAAACAAGTCAGAACTAATCTAAATCAGCCAGTCATAAACCACCCAGTCATAAACCAGTCATTCCAACCCAATAAGTTATGAACCAACCAGTCATAAACCAGTCAGAACCAGTCATAAACCAGCCAGTCATATCCAGTCAGATCTGGCCAGTCAAAACCAGCCAGTCACAACCAGTCAGTcacaaccagccagtcacaACCAGTCAGAAacagccttaacccttgtgttatcttcgggtcattctgacccatcagtcattgtgacccaccgtcgtattgcgacagatttaccgcatacaaagacaaagtgaagcattttcttttaaccgttgggctgtctcagaccccccacattgcaaaggttaaaagaaaattattttaatttgtttttgtattgggtaaaattgggtaaacacaacgatggttcgttatgaacctttgggtcatgtgacccgaaggcagcacgagggttaacctgaTGAAGGGGTGAGGAAGGCACACATGATCAGACTGTACAGGTTTTGGTTTGGTCATGAAACACACcttactgactgtgtgtgtaggtcaggTGTctttagaagtgtgtgtgtgtttatgtatgtgtgtgcccacaagtgtatgtgtgttggtcaTGTGTCTTTAcaatgcatgagtgtgtgtgtgtgcatgtgtgtgtgtgtgcagacattcTAAGCTCAGAGAGTTGGGGTTTGGAGATGGTCACAAGTGGAACTTCAGTCTCCATGACAACAGATCATTAAGCAATATACAGCCCATAATACACACAGGGGATGTGCAGGGAAACGTTAAAGGCTGGAGCTTCacaggagaggtgtgtgtgtttgggagatcTGAGTCTTCACACAAATTTCTCCTGGAGGGTAACGCAGTAGCAAGTCAGTCAACATTCATCTCCATCCTACTCTGGAGTCACATGCTCCTGCGCTGAAGGGTGGAGGACCAAGATACAATCTCAAACATGAGCAGTCAGCTACAGGGTACTGGGAGATGTTACACaagcctttctcctctcctctccacccctccctggcCATCTTCTagtctgctcctgctcctcaaaGCTTTGGGGTTTAAAACACAGAAAGTATTCCTGTCAAAACACAATCTTAACACGGACAACACACACCTcagtaacaccccccccccccccccaacagaaacacacagacgccTCCTCTGAGTATACACATGAGACACACAGACGCCTCCTCTGAGTATACACATGAGACACACAGACGCCTCCTCTGAGTATACACATGAGACAACAACAAACAGCGTAACGACCTACCCGGGCTCCCCGGGGTCGGAGGTCAAACAGCCCTCACAGCTTTCCACCTTGGGACCAAATGCTGGCGTTTCATTGGTTCTCTTAAAAAGTGCACACAAGAGTTTCTGTGTTCCTCTACACACTGCAAGTCCTTCTGTGTTCCGCAGTCTCAGATCAGAGAACGTGTTCCAGAAGTGTAGAACCTCAGAGGAACCATAGCAGAACCTGGCACATGAAGCAGGACATCCTCttcttcatcaccatcatcgTCATAGACGTCATCATGATCACCTACACATAGAACAAGGAGTTCTATCCAGTCTCAACATGACGTTCATCTCTAAAGCAGTACAACACACAGTTAACACGTTTCCACAAGTCTGAATCAGGTACAAACAAAtccacaaaatacattttttcaCCCATTTAACTATGGTAACAAACTAACTGTTGCCATGACAGCATGTTTTAAAGCCACAGCTGAGAGGTCTGTGTTCGTCGCCCCTGGATAATCCTGACCCATTCTTGGACCAGTCTGTCCTGGACCAGTCTCTCTTGAATAGACCAGTCTCTCCTGGACCAGTCTGTCCTAGATGGACAAGTCTCTCCCAGACCAGTCTCTTCcagaccagtctctcccagACCAGTCTGTCCTGGACCAGTCTGTCCTGGACCAGTCTGTCCTGGACCAGTCTGTCCTGGACCAGTCTGTCCTAGATGGACAAGTCTCTCCCAGACCAGTCTCTTCcagaccagtctctcccagACCAGTCTGTCCTGGACCAGTCTCTCCCAGACCAGTCTGTCCTGGACCAGTCTGTCCTGGACCAGTCTGTCCTAGATGGACAAGTCTCTCCcagaccagtctctcccagACCAGTCTCTCTGGATAGACCAGTCTCTCCCAGACAGATACATTTGTGGGACCAGCTAACACAAGAGAAGTCAACAAATACACTGGAAAAATAGACGTATGTTttcattcatatatatatagctTCTTTAAACTTTATTATTTATACAGAATGTATATAGTGTGTACTTATGGCCGTCTGGGCTGAGACATAAAGGCACCTGACTCACTCCCTCCCGCAAAACCCTGCCCCGCTGAGGCTCCGCCCACAAGGCCCTGCCCCattaggccccacccccaccgaGGCTCCACCCACACAAAGCCCCGCCACCTACCAGGATCCATTCCCTGCAAAGCCCTGTTCCCACCCGGTTGCCAGGGAATACGGCAGGATGGGAGGAGTCAGGTCTGAAAGTGAGAGTTCTGTAGTGGCACTTTGTGCATCAAAAAATTAACTTCTATAGTAAGGCTACAAGGGTGTGTTATTAtgaagcttgtgtgtgtttatgtagaaGTGTGTTGATGCTGGAAGCTGGGTGTGTTTACAGAGCCCCTgtaagtccacacacacacagccccacttaACATCTGCTAACCCTACACTAACCCTTGAGAAGGCTTCCTGGCTGTGAAAGGGGGGTCAGGGGAGCCAGGCTAGGCTGCTACAGAACGCTAGTAGAGGTATACTTTGATCGCCACAGGTTTCTGTCCTTGATTTATTTCTTCTGCCATGTTTTATTTATAGAAACTATGTTCCTGCTGGACCTGCTTCACcccggaggaggtgaaggagttgCCTCTGGGATCTGTAGTCTTTATTCAGACAGGTTAGTGTTGCTCTGGGATCTGTAGTCTTTATTCAGACAGGTTAGTGTTGCTCTGGGATCTGTAGTCTTTAATCAGACAGGTTAGTGTTGCTCTGGGATCTGTAGTCTTTATTCATGTGACCAGCTGGGACTCGGCTGTCACCCATCCAaaccaaataaataaacacatcacAGAAACCTTCTTAAATATCTAATAAATactaaatacaaaataataaatactTTCTTATTCTCCAGGAGTATctctcaggggtcaggggtcaggagctCCCTGCGGTACTTAAAGatcacagagagacggaggtactgtaaacaaaattgttaaattaaaaacaaaataaaaaaatgtttataAAATTATCAAAACTTTTGTCAGTTGTAAAATATCTGCACTTAAAAATGTATATTAAAagtatttaaaataaaataggatataaatatatatatataaaataattaaATGTGGTCAGTTTTTAATTTATCTTCTTAATGTGTCCTGATTTCTCCCTGACAAGGTCCCTTtacaaaacaataaacataaTAAATAGATATAATTCAAATAAATTAACAAACAAacatcaataataataataataacataaacagcaaataaattacattttaagCGTTTCACAAATTTAAATAGTCCGACAACTAATTATTGTACCACAAACTATTCAGTGAAATTAAGTGCAAATGACCATGTCCATGACTCCATGAGAGTGACAGGGGGACTTTCTCActgccctcctccatcatccacaCACCAGCCACTCCCCTCTACTGGGAGTGTATGAGTGTCTGCAGGGGaggctgcaggggggggggggggcaggagtgcCAGATGGAACATCACTAAGATGATGACGTCATGCTCTAGACgtcatctctgtctcttcttcaAGGCctatcagggtgtgtgtgtggttggtatgtgtgtgttgttggtatgtgtgtgtgtgtgtgtgtgtgtatgtgtgtgtatgtatgtgtatgtgcgtgttccTACTTGGAGAGTCCTCACTGCCCTCCCTACTGCCCATGATCACATGATCACATGATCACACAGCCACCTGCTCTCCTACAagtcttctctccatctctccatctctccatccctccatctctccatccctccttctctccatccctccatctctccatccctccatctctccatccctccatctctccatccctccatctctccatccctccatctctccatccctccatatctccatccctccatctctccatccctccttctctccatccctccatctctccatccctccatatctccatccctccatctctccatccctccttctctccatccctccatctctccatccctccatctctccatctctccatccctccatctctccatccctccatccttccctgtgGCCTTGATGCTCTCCTGTTATGGTCATGGTGTCCATGGAGACCACTTCCTCTAAGCTTCTAAGACAGGAAGGACACAGCTAACAGATACAGTGACAGCCAATGGGAATCCAGACTCTCTTCATTCAGTTGGACATGAAGGATTAGGTTGAAGGGTGAGGTTCACATCCTCTTTACTTCTTCTCTGCATCCTCCTTCCAGACCAGAAGCAGCTAGTtaagtcctggtcctggttctatTTATATTACTAGTTCTTGTTCTAGTCCTGGTTCTGGTTTGGGTTTTTTAAAGTTGCTGTTTAGAAAACCTGAATGCCCTTTTAAGTATTCACCTTTATGATACTGTAAAGTCTCTTGTGTCgctcccttcacccccctccaccccctgaccccccccccttagaCCATGATGTCCCCCCCAAACCCTGACTCTAAACCCCTCaacactgacccctgaccccctccaccccaccctcctcagACCTTGATGCCCTTGACTGCCTGGTTGATGGTCTCCAGCAGAGCCTTGTTCTCTGGGCTCTGCAAGCGCTCCTTGTTGCTGTACATGTCTGTCAGCGTCGACACGTAGCGGTCGAAGTTCTGCTCGGTGATTGGCTccttctgggttagggttagggacaaATAACCAATCATGAGCCTCTCGAGTGCTGTGTGACTGTggatgactgtgtgtgcgtgcatgtgtgagtgtgtgtgtgtgtgtgcatgtttgtgtgtgtttgtgtgtgcgtgtgtgtgcgtgtttgtgtgagtgcatgtgtgtgcatgtgtgtgcttgtgtgtgtgagggtgtgtgcgtgcaagcgtgagtttgtgtgtgtgagggtgtgtgtgagtgtgtgtgtgtgtgtgtgagtgagtgagtgtgtgtgcgtgcatgtgtgtgtgtgtgtgtgtgtgagggtgtgtgtgtgtgtgtgtgtgtgagtgtgtgtgcgtgcatgtgtgtgtgtgtgtgtgtgtgtgtgagggagtgtgtgtgtgtgagtgtgtgtgcgtgcatgtgtgtgtgtgtgtgtgtgagtgtgtgtgcgtgcatgtgtgtgtgtgtgtgtgtgtctcaccaggtgcGGCAGGCGGATGTGGGCCAGGCTGTGTATGAGCGCGTGGCTGAGACCAGACAGCTCCAGGAACAGAGCCTCGTTCTGCTCCTCCATCATCTTGTTGTCCTGCTCGATGCTCTGCAGGCTGCGCTCCATGGACGAGATCTGGACACCAGCATCATTCCATCATCACATCATCACTACACATGAGGGACCATATAGGCCATGattatgcccccccccacacacacacacacacgcacgcgcgcacgcacgcacacacacacacacacacacacacacacacacacacacacacacacacctgtgtctgCAAGTTAACCATGTCTGCCTCCACCTCAGAGTTGGACTCGTTCAGGTCGTTTATCTCTTTGTTCAGCTGCTGGATGTCCTCATCCTTATCCAGGACTGACAAGaggagagtac encodes:
- the LOC134019481 gene encoding protein-L-isoaspartate O-methyltransferase domain-containing protein 2; the protein is MGGAVSAGEDNDELIDNLKEAHYIRSALVERAFRAIDRADYYLDDYRDNAYKDLAWRHGNIHLSAPCIYSEVMEALDLHPGLSFLNLGSGTGYLSTMVGLILGPFGVNHGVELHDDVIQYAYQKLEHFIKTSDSFDKFEFCEPSFVAGNCLQLAPERRQYDRVYCGAGVQRDHEDYMKNLLKPGGVLVLPLEEKLTKIMRTGPSSWESRKIIAVSFAPLVLPKPSPRSTVPLPALAVRSLQELARVCIRHTLRVTAGCMAGGGSGQTRSRGPTSFAVGRGLAAAGLHNYGPRFKRRRVHRRHCNTLGLANKQAAAGTSPAPSPTHTATSLDSNQGGEEDKDDEDDDEEERASRRGEREAERRGREDREGAGQTLCPEPAVNVLRERILGLPLPQPLKMYLLYYREK